The following are from one region of the Syngnathus typhle isolate RoL2023-S1 ecotype Sweden linkage group LG22, RoL_Styp_1.0, whole genome shotgun sequence genome:
- the trib2 gene encoding tribbles homolog 2, translated as MNIQRSRPINISRHGRSRHKSHDFDDLSCLRSAELHQSFSPNLGSPSPPETPDASHCISRIGDYLLLEPLEGDHVFRAAHLHSGEELVCKVFDVGRYQDSLAAYFALGHHQHINQILEVLLGETRAYAFFERSHGDMHSFVRTCKKLREDEAARLFHQIVSAVAHCHDGGLVLRDLKLRKFVFKNEDRSSLKLESLEDTYMLADGDDSLSDKHGCPAYVSPEILNAGGSYSGKAADVWSLGVMLYTILVGRYPFHDVEPGSLFSKIRRGHFSVPDTLTPKAKCLIRAILRREPAERLTSREILQHPWFSASVAAVASPGGRGEPEQMVPDVNMEEEHLFS; from the exons ATGAACATACAAAGGTCACGTCCTATTAACATTTCACGTCATGGCAGATCGCGGCACAAATCGCACGACTTCGACGATTTATCTTGCCTGAGGAGTGCCGAGTTGCACCAGAGCTTTAGCCCCAACCTCGGCTCTCCCAGCCCGCCTGAGACCCCGGACGCGTCGCACTGTATCTCCCGCATCGGGGACTACCTGCTGCTGGAGCCCCTGGAGGGGGACCACGTCTTCAGGGCCGCTCACCTGCACAGCGGCGAAGAGCTCGTTTGCAAG GTGTTTGACGTGGGCCGCTACCAGGACTCTCTGGCAGCCTACTTTGCCCTGGGCCACCACCAGCACATCAACCAGATTCTGGAAGTCCTACTGGGCGAGACGCGGGCCTACGCATTCTTCGAGCGCAGCCATGGCGACATGCACTCATTTGTGCGCACCTGCAAGAAGCTGCGCGAGGACGAGGCCGCCCGCCTCTTCCACCAGATCGTCTCGGCCGTGGCGCACTGCCACGACGGAGGCCTGGTGCTCCGAGACCTCAAACTGAGGAAGTTTGTTTTCAAGAACGAGGACAG AAGCTCTCTGAAGCTGGAGAGCCTGGAAGACACGTACATGCTGGCGGACGGCGACGACTCGCTGTCCGACAAACACGGCTGCCCGGCTTACGTCAGCCCCGAGATCCTCAACGCGGGCGGCAGCTACTCGGGCAAGGCGGCCGACGTTTGGAGCCTGGGCGTCATGCTCTACACCATCTTGGTGGGCCGCTACCCCTTCCACGACGTGGAGCCCGGCTCGCTCTTCAGCAAGATCCGTCGCGGCCACTTCAGCGTGCCCGACACGCTCACGCCCAAGGCCAAGTGCCTGATCCGCGCCATTTTGCGCCGAGAGCCTGCGGAACGCCTCACCTCACGCGAGATCCTCCAACACCCCTGGTTCTCCGCCTCGGTTGCTGCCGTCGCTTCCCCGGGCGGGCGAGGGGAGCCGGAGCAGATGGTACCTGATGTGAACATGGAAGAGGAGCACTTGTTCAGCTGA